From Oryzias melastigma strain HK-1 linkage group LG17, ASM292280v2, whole genome shotgun sequence:
tgtgttctcccactagcttacagcccctcacaaccccaacctaacattagcggtgcaacaaaaatggtgagcaactTTGGAGCTATTTATCTACAAATGGATGCGCCGACaaggagtggagcagggagcttatggcccaCCTGGCatattttcaacaatttaaatgaagaaatactcagaaatacaattttaatcataACGTttcttatatatgtcctccaccatcagcaaaatgcctcaagaacatgtaaaaaacacctaaaacatgattttcatctcaggggttctttaaaaatatgaaagaaaaagctgaaccAGGTTCACAAAAACTGTCAAAGTTCATACAGTAATGATTGTCATCTACCCAtcatgaataaaatgtattcattaagATCTAAGAACAGTCTAAGAGTTAAATCTGTGGTTCAGAGACTGAAAGTTGAATTTATTTTGCGTCTCTTCCAGTCCTGACAAAGTCCGGGCCGATGGGCGAGTGGAGGAGGGCAAAGACGGAGGTGAGACTGAACCTGAACTCTATAGAGCTTCTGCAAGAAATAGCCGACTCAGCATCCTCAACCAATCCTCTGTTTTCAGGACATCACATCCAGGAACGAGTGAGGAGAGACTCCTGCTCATCTGCAGAGAGCAGAAACGCTCTGACCAGACTTCacagaggaggatgaggagttGTTGTCTCACTTGTTGTTTGCATGTAAGTTGCACTTAAAGGGCAACAAAGTTCTGGAAGCACGAGAGCTTTTCACCTCGATCAGGGTCCAGACGTGGACGGTGAGGAGAAGCAGGAATCCAAATGAGTTCAGACGCAGCAGGAGCTCAGTTACTGTATTTAAGCATCTCAGAGAAGCTTGTATCTTACGTACCCAATGCATCTTCTGGGGTCCGGGTTTGAACGAGGCTTTTTGGGCGTCCAAAGTGACCAAACTTCAGGGAAACATTGGCTCAGCCTGCTTTCCAATCTGAGCTGAGACTTTTTCTAGAAACCAAACGCACAAAAATGTCCTGGATGTTACTTGCTTTCCCAAACAAGACCTTTccttctaattaaaaaaaaatcacaatcaaAATGATGAAGATtgtatttcagaataaaagaaacaaaagtgcCAGACTAACTAAAACAGAACAGGACATTTTTActccagttttatttcaacaagaaaaaaaacagtcctggtctctgttttaaaaaagcatccTGATCATGTGTGCGTTGAGCAGCTAAAGATTTAACGTCTGCTTCAcagaacagagactcacctcTGTTAGTGTCTGACAACCAAtactaacaaaaagaaaaaagtacagtAGATTTAAAACTACAGTCATGTGCAGAAGAACGTCCCTGAAACATTTAATCATGTTTACCATTGTTACCTTCAAgcttttggagtgtttttcttagcttttattttgaaacaatgcAATTCTGGTGGGAGcaaaaacttctgaaaaaaaaataacagaacaaGTTCATGAAAGATGTGAAAGAAGCATTCTCCTTggacaatttcttttttttttacatgttttttataaGGAAATCATGTTGGAGCCTCAATATGTTgagaatttttctaaaaaaagcaGCTCAGGTTTCTGTGTTGACTTGCTTCAACtcctcttcctgtttgtgtttttgtccatttaGACTAGAAAAGCATTACAATATTTAACTCTTCAAGCTCCAGAATCATTTTTCTCAATATCAGGCAAGTTTGACCtatatttattaagaaaaatgagCTAATTGTTTAAGATATTGCATAAAATGCATCAAATCTGCAGCTTATGGAGTTAAAGATAATTTAAAGTGCCAAATGTCTTTCATACTGCGTTACATCTTtagttaaagaaaattacattttctgatAATAATGGATTCATTTTTAAGTTGCATATACTAACATCCATATAATCATCTATTTTCTGCAtcgtgtttgtttttaaaaaacatttttaactgtcAGATTTGGTGTAACCTGCTGCCCCCCGGTGGCCTGAATCCAGCATTGCAGTTTTCAATATGAAAATtgatatttaaaggaaaaatagagATGAACAAAATGTGTTTGGGAAAAAAGCTGCCAGaaatagttgaaaatgtttttaaaagattttttaatctcTTGCTTTCATGTGTAGCACTGAATAACCTTTTATTTGTTATTGACTGCACTTGTTTCCAAAGTTGGAAATGTGAGACTCTACTATAGTGGCACTAAaaattgttattgttattttgattttttttttaaataatgttaggTATGAATCCTACagttaaatgtttaacaaaaagCTATCAGGACTAAAAAGggtagatttaaataaaaatgttgtcgGGCCGATCACTGCATGGCAGTGAGGAAATGGCGTGTTTGAggagtttaaaattttaagcacTTGcagcttatatatatatgtgtgtcaGCAAACATTTAAGTACTTTAAGTGAACATTTAAGCAAATAAACTCATTTATGAAGACAAATGGgacatttctggtgttttttttatttttaaatgtcaaagttttgcaaaaaataaaaagtttcattGTGTAGAAAGAAACTATCAAAGTATTTGCTCTTTTTCCCCGCAAATAACTCCATCATCATTTAATGTTTTAGCCTAGTTTAACGTTAATGCCTAACTATTTGGGGGGGgggaaagaacaaaacaaaaaaaaaaatattacctgCTTTGTCaagttttaactatttttttaatttaaaaaacaattttaaatgtgttgatttctttatttacatttattttcactttttttttaataactactAAGAATTGTAAAAGTtaccctccgatgaaaatcatgtttttgagtttttgacatatatatgtggcatttttctcatgaaaaagaacaaatgtaataagaaatcattttgtttttgtatttccgagtatttccccttttaaattgctgtcaaactgttcaaatcaacatgaaaaattgctttttcagacatttaggTTATGggatttgggtaaaaaaaacttcaaatttttaattaaaacacaactgagaacgtttttttaattaaaaaaaatgtcatgggggactttaaacctGTAAATTTGTTCTCAAATGTCTGATATGAAACTTctactttattttgaacattttatctCACACAACTACTTTCAACATCTACACAACTTTATTCAAACAGTTTTAAcatgaaattgtgcaaaaagtatttttgttctcaaaatTCAGATGCAGACGActctaaatgtatttaaagtaaaGTTAGAACAGACAgagacttaaaatgtttttttatatattgacTTGTCAGGTGTAAAaagcattttcaaaataaaatgaccaaattCTACATTGAATGAACAgttgtaaaatgcattttcatttgaattaagATGCCAAAACCCtgacaattcaaaattgatggctgattttgattgtttaattttcaaaattttttatttattgttacttttgtaagtttcgagtgatttcagtgagaattgtgggtttgtccttctttaactgaggggtaccaacaattttgtccaccactgtatgtGCAGCAGCAGGGATCAACGATCCTGCAGGTCGTCCTGTCAGGGTAACGCTGCGGCGAGTCGTTTCTCTGTGGCGTGGAGGCTGATGTGGCGCCGCAGGTGGGCGCTGGAGATGAAGGTCTTGCTGCAGTGCATACACTTGAACTGCTTGCAGTCGGTGTGCACGCTCATGTGGACCTTCAGCGATCCCGACTGCGCGAAGCGTTTGCCGCAGTGCATGCAGCTGTAGCGCTTCTCTCCGGTGTGCACGCTGTGGTGGCGCTTCAGGTTGCTGGAGTCGGAGAAGCGTTTCCCGCAGAGCGTGCAGGCGAACGGCTTCTCGCCGGTGTGCACCCTCATGTGGGTCTTCAGGTTCTTCAGGCACGCCAGAGTTTTCCCGCAGTGACTGCAGACGAAGCCGCGGCCTGCGGCGTCGTCCTGGTTCCCCCCGCTGTCCCGGAGCCTCCATCCTTCCCTCCTCGTGAACACGCTCGGACCTCCGCCCGCCTCCATCTGCACAGGAAGCTTCTCCACAGGCGGTGGCGCCCTCTGCTCTTGGCTGAGGAAATTCACAGGAACAATCCCACAGCGGTCCGATTCAGACGAGCAGCCGGGGTCAGAACCCGGGGGATTCTGGGACGCGGAACCACGCTCCACCTCCAACATCAGACAGTCATAAGCGCCGGTTTCCAGCCTCCGACTGCAGTTCAGGCTGTTCTGGGTGGAAGAGGACGTGGAGCTGACGGCGCTGGCGTCTGCCGCTTCCTGCCTGGCGGACGGCCCAGGGGTTTTATCCTTCAGCGTCCGAACCTCCACGATGCGACAAAAACCATCTGCAGACCAAAAACTCCACTCAGGACGGTTGCACCAACAGATGATGGTCTAAAAAATCCTCCTCACCCTCTGAAGGCGactcctcgtcctcctctttGATCACCACGGCCGCCCCCCCTACGGGCTGAAGTCAGAGAAGATGAAGGCTGGAGCAAGTCTGGACAAAcgctgctcctcttcctcctgctcaGGTACTCACCGTCTGCTGCGCGCTCTCCCG
This genomic window contains:
- the LOC118599920 gene encoding zinc finger protein 37-like; this encodes MSPRESFHAQLASIMEVLANAAVAEICELVDGGYALLQLEITRSRKENEALRRKLRLAELRAARATALRAAVSGGTLLQASAPPRVHVLANQEPRRRAAPTDNICTESAPSWSSGQGTAICGDLSPPSVRESAQQTPVGGAAVVIKEEDEESPSEDGFCRIVEVRTLKDKTPGPSARQEAADASAVSSTSSSTQNSLNCSRRLETGAYDCLMLEVERGSASQNPPGSDPGCSSESDRCGIVPVNFLSQEQRAPPPVEKLPVQMEAGGGPSVFTRREGWRLRDSGGNQDDAAGRGFVCSHCGKTLACLKNLKTHMRVHTGEKPFACTLCGKRFSDSSNLKRHHSVHTGEKRYSCMHCGKRFAQSGSLKVHMSVHTDCKQFKCMHCSKTFISSAHLRRHISLHATEKRLAAALP